The following coding sequences are from one Triticum dicoccoides isolate Atlit2015 ecotype Zavitan chromosome 4A, WEW_v2.0, whole genome shotgun sequence window:
- the LOC119286749 gene encoding putative pentatricopeptide repeat-containing protein At3g28640 has protein sequence MRPYIPKATFAFCHSLLSSRFRPSAAAPAAPLLPVQALLTTAGLSPRHPELSLVALNSLLRVLARGASSQAHPLLALRLLLLMLSPASPLPGPDHLSFPFALSAAAVAPVAPPPGPQLHALLLKNALFPSDHYVTTALLQLHAPRPDDARRVFDELPRREAIHYDLVIGAYARAGMAAEGLALFRAMFADGVAPDAVVLTTAIAACAQSGALECGEWVHRYVESNAPGLLADAFVGSALVSMYAKCGCLQEAVRVFEGMPERNEYVWGTMVGAFAVHGMAREAVACLERMAGEDGVCPDGVAVLGVLSACAHAGKVEDGLRLLKEMRRRYGVTPGHEHFSCTVDMLCRVGRLEDAVGLIGTMPMTPLASVWGSLLAGCRMYGNVELAEVAAKELEKLGMGADEGVYVQLSNIYLDANRKDDARRVRKLIGNRGLKKVPAYSAVEIDGELSSFVADDQAHPRRFEIWDLLGLLADQMGRKPDEEEEEETTFSLHPCNKKNKFENHVTD, from the coding sequence ATGCGGCCGTACATCCCCAAGGCAACCTTCGCCTTCTGCCACTCGCTCCTCTCCTCCCGCTTCcggccgtccgccgccgcccccgcggcgCCGCTCCTCCCCGTCCAGGCCCTCCTCACCACCGCCGGCCTCTCCCCGCGCCACCCGGAGCTCTCCCTCGTCGCGCTCAACTCGCTCCTCCGCGTCCTCGCCCGCGGCGCCTCCTCCCAGGCCCACCCGCTCCTcgccctccgcctcctcctcctcatgctctcccccgcctcgccgctccccggccccgaccacctctccttccccttcgccctctccgccgccgccgtggccCCCGTTGCCCCGCCCCCCGGCCCGCAGCTCCACGCGCTCCTCCTCAAGAACGCCCTCTTCCCCTCCGACCACTACGTCACCACCGCGCTGCTGCAGCTCCACGCGCCCCGCCCGGACGACGCGCGGAGGGTGTTCGACGAGTTGCCGCGGCGGGAGGCCATCCACTACGACCTGGTCATCGGGGCGTACGCGCGCGCCGGGATGGCTGCCGAGGGGCTGGCGCTGTTCAGGGCCATGTTCGCGGACGGGGTGGCGCCGGATGCCGTCGTGCTCACGACGGCCATAGCGGCGTGCGCCCAGTCCGGCGCGCTGGAGTGCGGGGAGTGGGTGCACCGGTACGTGGAGAGCAACGCGCCGGGGCTGCTTGCGGACGCGTTCGTCGGGTCGGCGCTGGTGAGCATGTATGCCAAGTGCGGCTGCCTACAGGAGGCGGTCAGGGTGTTCGAGGGAATGCCCGAGCGGAATGAATACGTCTGGGGCACCATGGTCGGCGCGTTCGCAGTGCACGgcatggcgagggaggcagtggcgTGCTTGGAGAGGATGGCAGGCGAGGACGGGGTGTGCCCGGACGGCGTGGCGGTGCTCGGGGTGCTGTCCGCCTGCGCACACGCCGGAAAGGTTGAAGACGGGCTCAGACTTCTCAAGGAGATGCGCAGGCGGTACGGGGTCACCCCGGGGCACGAGCACTTCAGCTGCACGGTCGACATGCTGTGCCGGGTCGGGCGGCTGGAGGATGCGGTGGGGCTGATCGGGACAATGCCGATGACCCCACTCGCATCGGTGTGGGGGTCTCTCCTAGCAGGCTGCCGGATGTACGGCAATGTCGAGTTGGCAGAGGTGGCAGCCAAGGAGCTTGAGAAGCTAGGCATGGGCGCGGACGAGGGCGTGTACGTCCAGCTGTCCAACATTTATCTGGACGCCAACCGCAAGGATGATGCGCGGAGGGTGCGAAAGCTGATCGGAAATCGGGGGCTCAAGAAGGTCCCGGCATATAGCGCGGTCGAGATCGATGGCGAGCTAAGCTCGTTCGTCGCTGACGACCAGGCGCATCCGAGGCGCTTCGAGATATGGGACTTGCTTGGGCTGCTCGCTGACCAGATGGGGCGGAAgccagacgaggaggaggaggaagaaacaacCTTTTCATTGCATCCTTGTAACAagaaaaacaaatttgaaaaccaTGTAACAGACTAA